CGGTGCAGCGCGTCGGCCGCCCCGAGGACATCGCCAACGCGATCGCCTTCTTCACCGGTGACGCGGCCGGCTTCGTGTCCGGCCAGGTCATGTACGTCGCCGGCGGCCCGCTCAACTGACCGCCCCACCGACTCCAGGAGTACAGAACATGACCGAGCAGGACAGCGGGCTCCCCGAGCTCTCCGGCAAGGTGGCGCTGGTCACCGGTGCCAGTCGCGGCATCGGCTACGGCATCGCGCAGGCCCTGGTCGCCCGCGGTGACCGGGTCGTCATCACCGGCCGCAACGAGGACGCCCTCAAGGAGGCCGCCGAGAAGCTGGGCGCCGACCGGGTGCTCGGCGTCGCCGGCAAGGCGCACGACGAGGCCCACCAGGCCGTCGCCGTCGAGCGCGCGATGGAGACGTTCGGGCGGGTCGACTACCTCGTCAACAACGCCGGTACCAACCCGGTGTTCGGGCCGATCGCCGACCTCGACCTCAACGTCGCGCGCAAGGTGTTCGAGACCAACGTCGTCTCCGCGCTCGGCTTCGCGCAGCGCACCTGGCACGCCTGGCAGAAGGAGAACGGCGGCGCGATCGTCAACATCGCCTCGATCGCCGGTCTCAACGCCTCGCCGTTCATCGGCGCGTACGGCATGAGCAAGGCCGCGATGGTGAACCTGACCATGCAGCTCGCGCACGAGTTCGCGCCTCTCGTGCGGGTCAACTCGATCGCCCCCGCGGTGATCAAGACCAAGTTCGCCGCGGCGCTGTACGAGAACCGTGAGGAGGAGGCGGCGGCCGGCTACCCGATGGCGCGGCTCGGCGTCCCGGAGGACATCGGCGGGGCCACGGCCTTCCTGCTGTCCGACGCCTCCGGCTGGATCACCGGTCAGACGCTCGTCGTGGACGGCGGCCTGTTCCTCAACGCGGGGGTCTGAGCCCCGGGGCGGAGCGCGCGGAAGGTGCCGGTCCCGG
The sequence above is a segment of the Streptomyces lydicus genome. Coding sequences within it:
- a CDS encoding SDR family oxidoreductase is translated as MTEQDSGLPELSGKVALVTGASRGIGYGIAQALVARGDRVVITGRNEDALKEAAEKLGADRVLGVAGKAHDEAHQAVAVERAMETFGRVDYLVNNAGTNPVFGPIADLDLNVARKVFETNVVSALGFAQRTWHAWQKENGGAIVNIASIAGLNASPFIGAYGMSKAAMVNLTMQLAHEFAPLVRVNSIAPAVIKTKFAAALYENREEEAAAGYPMARLGVPEDIGGATAFLLSDASGWITGQTLVVDGGLFLNAGV